In Nitrosarchaeum sp., the sequence TTTACTACAGGTTTGTTTTGATTAGGTTTGTTTTGATTAGGTTTGTTTTGATTAGGTTTGTTTTGATTAGGTTTGTTTTGATTAGGTTTGTTTTGATTAGGTTTGTTTTGATTAGGTTTGTTTTGATTAGGTTTGTTTTGATTAGGTTTG encodes:
- a CDS encoding pentapeptide repeat-containing protein, which produces MKTNLIKTNLIKTNLIKTNLIKTNLIKTNLIKTNLIKTNLIKTNL